One Brassica napus cultivar Da-Ae chromosome A1, Da-Ae, whole genome shotgun sequence genomic region harbors:
- the LOC106375612 gene encoding thioredoxin-like 2-1, chloroplastic, translated as MSPPTSFRSLYASSSTRTPVSPPIRIIPLLNSFNRLYGLSFSTSSSLPSSSSNLFFSTRKQSLCIKVQALTSETEQPKWWEKKAGPNMIDITSTEQFLNALKDAGDRLVIVDFYGTWCGSCRAMFPKLCKTAEEHPEILFLKVNFDENKSLCKSLNVKVLPYFHLYRGSDGQVDSFSCSLAKFKKLRDAIVRHNVRISTDHSSSVSEQIEDSTSSL; from the exons ATGTCTCCTCCGACATCTTTTCGATCGCTTTACGCTTCCTCCTCTACTCGTACTCCGGTTTCTCCACCAATCCGAATCATACCCTTACTGAACTCATTCAACAGACTCTACGGTCTATCATTCTCAACCTCGTCCTCTCTTCCTTCGTCTTCTTCAAATCTATTTTTCTCAACAAGGAAGCAGTCTCTCTGTATAAAG GTACAAGCTTTAACTTCTGAAACAGAACAGCCAAAATGGTGGGAGAAGAAAGCAGGGCCAAACATGATCGACATCACCTCAACCGAACAGTTTCTGAACGCTTTGAAAGATGCTGGAGATAGATTAGTTATCGTCGATTTTTATGGAACTTGGTGTGGTTCTTGCCGAGCAATGTTCCCAAAG ctatGCAAAACAGCGGAAGAACACCCTGAGATCTTGTTCCTTAAAGTAAACTTTGACGAGAACAAGTCACTCTGCAAAAGCTTGAACGTCAAGGTTTTACCATACTTCCACTTATACCGCGGCTCGGATGGCCAAGTCGATtctttctcctgctctcttgCCAAG TTCAAGAAACTCAGAGATGCTATAGTGAGACATAATGTAAGAATTAGCACTGACCACTCTTCTTCGGTTTCTGAGCAAATTGAAGATTCAACTTCAAGCCTATAA